A region of Diospyros lotus cultivar Yz01 chromosome 3, ASM1463336v1, whole genome shotgun sequence DNA encodes the following proteins:
- the LOC127798113 gene encoding SUPPRESSOR OF GAMMA RESPONSE 1 isoform X1, translated as MNSFKIVQHTTRSFRPSWLVDSNRIATKIKSASSLCEPGKDNWKSNPSRPCPNCRYIIDNTDVTQEWPGLPRGVKFDPSDQEIMWHLLAKVGVENMKLHPFIDEFIPTLNEDDGICYTHPQNLPGVKQDGSFSHFFHRAIKAYNTGTRKRRKIHGDDFGDVRWHKTGKTKPVILDGVQKGCKKIMVLYVSPVRGGKSEKTNWVMHQYHAGTGEDEKEGEYVISKVFYQQQVVKQTDKFENDLPEGADMMITKVDPVTPQSVTPDPPRTERRFSDFDPGQVSTTTCIDPSAQHAMGHVEDEVLAEKPKHQAPIMAENYADPVADNNDNQIGEDQKWWDSESQNLLDSQQLVEGLSLCDELLQSQSPSRDANENGELKVKACLSDYAQLGPEHLKKDLEECQDLVFDPANIELDTPPDFRLSQLEFGSQESYLAWGGSKVVD; from the exons GCCGTCATGGTTGGTTGACAGTAATAGAATAGCAACAAAGATCAAGAGTGCATCTAGCTTATGTGAGCCTGGAAAAGACAACTGGAAAAGCAACCCATCTAGACCATGCCCTAATTGCAGATATATTATTGACAACACTGAT GTGACGCAAGAATGGCCAGGATTACCCAGAGGTGTGAAATTTGATCCATCTGATCAAGAGATTATGTGGCATTTGCTTGCGAAAGTTGGGGTTGAGAATATGAAGCTTCATCCTTTTATTGATGAGTTTATTCCAACTTTAAATGAAGATGATGGAATTTGTTACACCCATCCTCAGAATTTGCCAG GTGTTAAGCAAGATGGAAGTTTTTCTCACTTCTTTCATAGAGCAATCAAGGCCTATAACACGGGCACTCGGAAGCGTCGAAAGATACATGGTGATGACTTTGGTGATGTCCGTTGGCACAAGACCGGAAAGACCAAACCTGTTATCTTGGACGGGGTTCAAAAGGGCTGCAAAAAGATTATGGTTCTTTACGTGAGCCCAGTCAGGGGTGGGAAATCGGAGAAAACCAATTGGGTGATGCACCAATATCATGCAGGAACAGGAGAAGATGAAAAGGAGGGGGAGTATGTTATTTCCAAGGTGTTTTATCAGCAACAAGTAGTCAAGCAGACTgacaaatttgaaaatgatttgcCTGAAGGTGCTGATATGATGATTACAAAAGTAGATCCAGTCACTCCCCAGTCTGTGACTCCTGATCCACCTCGTACTGAAAGGCGATTTTCTGATTTTGATCCAGGACAAGTGTCCACTACCACTTGCATTGATCCTTCTGCTCAG CATGCGATGGGGCATGTTGAAGATGAGGTACTAGCTGAAAAACCCAAGCATCAAGCCCCCATAATGGCAGAAAATTATGCTGACCCTGTTGCAGATAACAACGACAATCAGATTGGAGAAGACCAGAAATGGTGGGACAGCGAGTCACAGAATCTTTTAGATTCACAACAGCTTGTTGAAGGCTTGTCTTTGTGTGATGAGCTTCTCCAGAGCCAGTCTCCAAGTCGTGATGCAAATGAAAATGGAGAATTAAAGGTCAAGGCCTGCCTCTCTGACTATGCTCAATTGGGACCTGAACATCTGAAGAAGGATTTAGAAGAGTGCCAAGATTTGGTCTTTGATCCAGCAAACATTGAACTGGACACACCCCCTGATTTCCGGTTAAGCCAGCTT GAGTTTGGCTCACAGGAGAGTTATCTTGCTTGGGGCGGAAGCAAGGTGGTCGACTAA
- the LOC127798113 gene encoding SUPPRESSOR OF GAMMA RESPONSE 1 isoform X2 — translation MAGPSWLVDSNRIATKIKSASSLCEPGKDNWKSNPSRPCPNCRYIIDNTDVTQEWPGLPRGVKFDPSDQEIMWHLLAKVGVENMKLHPFIDEFIPTLNEDDGICYTHPQNLPGVKQDGSFSHFFHRAIKAYNTGTRKRRKIHGDDFGDVRWHKTGKTKPVILDGVQKGCKKIMVLYVSPVRGGKSEKTNWVMHQYHAGTGEDEKEGEYVISKVFYQQQVVKQTDKFENDLPEGADMMITKVDPVTPQSVTPDPPRTERRFSDFDPGQVSTTTCIDPSAQHAMGHVEDEVLAEKPKHQAPIMAENYADPVADNNDNQIGEDQKWWDSESQNLLDSQQLVEGLSLCDELLQSQSPSRDANENGELKVKACLSDYAQLGPEHLKKDLEECQDLVFDPANIELDTPPDFRLSQLEFGSQESYLAWGGSKVVD, via the exons GCCGTCATGGTTGGTTGACAGTAATAGAATAGCAACAAAGATCAAGAGTGCATCTAGCTTATGTGAGCCTGGAAAAGACAACTGGAAAAGCAACCCATCTAGACCATGCCCTAATTGCAGATATATTATTGACAACACTGAT GTGACGCAAGAATGGCCAGGATTACCCAGAGGTGTGAAATTTGATCCATCTGATCAAGAGATTATGTGGCATTTGCTTGCGAAAGTTGGGGTTGAGAATATGAAGCTTCATCCTTTTATTGATGAGTTTATTCCAACTTTAAATGAAGATGATGGAATTTGTTACACCCATCCTCAGAATTTGCCAG GTGTTAAGCAAGATGGAAGTTTTTCTCACTTCTTTCATAGAGCAATCAAGGCCTATAACACGGGCACTCGGAAGCGTCGAAAGATACATGGTGATGACTTTGGTGATGTCCGTTGGCACAAGACCGGAAAGACCAAACCTGTTATCTTGGACGGGGTTCAAAAGGGCTGCAAAAAGATTATGGTTCTTTACGTGAGCCCAGTCAGGGGTGGGAAATCGGAGAAAACCAATTGGGTGATGCACCAATATCATGCAGGAACAGGAGAAGATGAAAAGGAGGGGGAGTATGTTATTTCCAAGGTGTTTTATCAGCAACAAGTAGTCAAGCAGACTgacaaatttgaaaatgatttgcCTGAAGGTGCTGATATGATGATTACAAAAGTAGATCCAGTCACTCCCCAGTCTGTGACTCCTGATCCACCTCGTACTGAAAGGCGATTTTCTGATTTTGATCCAGGACAAGTGTCCACTACCACTTGCATTGATCCTTCTGCTCAG CATGCGATGGGGCATGTTGAAGATGAGGTACTAGCTGAAAAACCCAAGCATCAAGCCCCCATAATGGCAGAAAATTATGCTGACCCTGTTGCAGATAACAACGACAATCAGATTGGAGAAGACCAGAAATGGTGGGACAGCGAGTCACAGAATCTTTTAGATTCACAACAGCTTGTTGAAGGCTTGTCTTTGTGTGATGAGCTTCTCCAGAGCCAGTCTCCAAGTCGTGATGCAAATGAAAATGGAGAATTAAAGGTCAAGGCCTGCCTCTCTGACTATGCTCAATTGGGACCTGAACATCTGAAGAAGGATTTAGAAGAGTGCCAAGATTTGGTCTTTGATCCAGCAAACATTGAACTGGACACACCCCCTGATTTCCGGTTAAGCCAGCTT GAGTTTGGCTCACAGGAGAGTTATCTTGCTTGGGGCGGAAGCAAGGTGGTCGACTAA